GAGTTATCCATGATGAACTCAGCATCTGCTGTCTTTCCTTGTTCTGTCTGGTGGAAGAAGTTTTCGTAGTACGTAAAGTCTTTACTCTGGTCATGTACAAGAGAATTTATAAATGGTGTTACTTCTTCACCATGAAGCTTGTAATCTATTAGGAACGACTGAAACGATTCTAAATGGATCTTAATTACATTTTTGCCTTCACCGACACCGAATAAGTCTTCGTTCGGTTCAGCGTATTTATTTTTGGTATAGTTTTCGACTTCAGTGATATCACTGCTGTCTGCAAGTACGCGCTGCGTAGATGTTTTGACATTTTGAATCGCATCATACACTGTAAAGTTGTATGCACCGAGATACTTCACGATATAGTTACGGTCAAATGTCCGCTCCAAAAGCTGTGGACGGTCGGCCTCAGCAAGACTCAGGTTCACGACAAATGCAAGCATACCCGCCATAATGATCAGCATAGGCTTGCGTTTTTGCATCCGCATTGGGGACCAGTTCGGCTTTGCCCATATATACATGGCCACCAACAATACGATATCGACAAGATATAGTAGGTCATGCCATGCTACAAGACTTGCAATACTGCCGCCCAGACTGCCAAAGTTGCTTGTTTGCGTCAGGGTCGGGATTGTAATGAAGTCTGTATTAAAACGATAGAATACGACGTTAGCATATAATAGAAAGCTCATCAGACCGTGAAGAATGATCACGAACAAGCCTGCTTTTCGTCCTTTTGCGAACAAGGCAATGCCTAACAAAATCAAGGCTGAGCTTAAAGGATTAAAGAATAATAGAAACTGCTGCATGCTGTTTTGTATATCCAGATTAAATTCGTATAGATAGATGAGATAGGATTTTAACCAGATTGCTAGAACAGCAACAGTAAAAAATCCGATTTTTGAAGACATGACGTTCTTCATATTTTATTCACCTCGAAAGTTTTCATTCTCCTTGAGAACTTCATAGCAAGATACTATTGTAATCAATTTTCCTCTGAATTGCAATATCTCTTAGCACAAATCCACCAATTCCCAGGAAAATAGGTCTTTGTATGGAGGCTTTGTGACAAAAGGTAAGTCAGTATTACGGTATTCCCTTTTGTATGCATTTTTAAACTTTAGTCGCCTACCGTGATGGACAGGCGACTAAAGAGGTTTGACTTTAATGCGGCATAGTGTTTTGAACAGGGGCAAAGCTGTTCAGATACATTTGCAGATCCTGATCTTTTAACTGAGGGACCTGATAATACTGATGCTTGTTCTGATATAAGAAGACCTCATACGCAAGCTCAATCATATTCGGTACACTGTCTGCAAACACACGCCTGAGAACCGGGTTCGTCGCCTCAAGTGCTGTCATGGTAAATCCAGATGCACATGCTTTCAGCTGCCCCATCATGAATCCTGAGACACACTGATCATTAATTTCCGTCGGCGACTGAGCCGGTGTCTTCGGCTGGCCCGGTTGGGTGCCATACACGACGTCATTTTCCATTTGCATGTTATAGGTTTGCGTTGGAACCTTAGGATCTTGCCCGGTTTTCAATGTTTCTACGATTGTGTTATACAATTGTGTCATATACGTTTTGTGGCGCTGATGAATGTCTTTGAGTTCGGGATCCTGAATATGCTGTTCATAAAGCATATACTGTTCCAGACCTCCAACTAAGGTCGAAATGGCTTCATGTGAATCGAATAGTTCATGCCCGCCATGGTTCTGCTGCGGTGGCATGTTCGGGGACTGCTGCATGTTCTGGTTTTGTTGTTGGTTTGGCAATAGAAAAACCTCCTGTAAATTTGTCATGTTTATGTTTGGTCATTTGGCTCATATTATGCATGCATCCTTTTTACTTTATGATTCGGGTTTAAAAAACATGCAGACCAAACATGTAAAATGTTTCACAAACGAAATGAACCCATGTATAATCAAAACGATATGGATACAAAAAAGAG
This sequence is a window from Lentibacillus sp. JNUCC-1. Protein-coding genes within it:
- a CDS encoding spore coat protein, with amino-acid sequence MPNQQQNQNMQQSPNMPPQQNHGGHELFDSHEAISTLVGGLEQYMLYEQHIQDPELKDIHQRHKTYMTQLYNTIVETLKTGQDPKVPTQTYNMQMENDVVYGTQPGQPKTPAQSPTEINDQCVSGFMMGQLKACASGFTMTALEATNPVLRRVFADSVPNMIELAYEVFLYQNKHQYYQVPQLKDQDLQMYLNSFAPVQNTMPH